The proteins below come from a single Aegilops tauschii subsp. strangulata cultivar AL8/78 chromosome 6, Aet v6.0, whole genome shotgun sequence genomic window:
- the LOC109748740 gene encoding fructan 1-exohydrolase isoform X2, with the protein MYYKGIYHNFYQYNPHCALWCWGDIAWGHSVSTDLVNWIQLEPVIEPDNPSDIDGCWTGSATILSGGQPVILYTGVSRDNCQVQNLLFPKNPSDPYLREWTKAGNNPVIQPVVPGLNRSCFRDPTTGWIGPDGLWRIAVGAQLYSYNAALLYKSEDFLSWTRVDHPLYSHNLSNMWECPDFFAVLPGNNSGLDMSVSIPRGAKHALKMSVGYFDKYLIGVYDLKRDAFVPDTIVDDCRLWLRIDYGDFYASKSFFDSKKGRRIIWGWSQEADCRSDDVAKGWAGIHTIPRTIWLDSDGKQLLQWPVDEIESLRTNEINHQGLELNKGDMFEINGVDTFQADVEIYFELTSINAAEPFDPSWLLDPEKHCCEAGASVHGGIGPFGLVILASNNMDEHTVVHFRVYKSQQKYMILMCSDLRRSSIRPSPYTPAYGGFFELDLAKERKISLRTLIDRSAVESFGGGGRVCITSRVYPAVLADVGRAHMYAFNNGSATVRVPQLSAWTMRNAHVNVENGRSAI; encoded by the exons ATGTACTACAAAGGCATCTACCATAATTTCTACCAGTATAACCCCCACTGCGCCCTCTGGTGTTGGGGTGACATAGCTTGGGGCCATTCAGTTTCGACAGACCTCGTCAACTGGATCCAGCTTGAACCCGTGATAGAACCGGATAATCCGAGTGACATAGATGGCTGCTGGACCGGTTCAGCCACAATTCTGTCTGGTGGTCAACCGGTCATCCTATACACCGGTGTCAGCAGAGACAACTGTCAGGTCCAAAACCTTTTGTTTCCCAAGAATCCGTCTGACCCGTACCTGCGAGAATGGACGAAAGCAGGCAATAACCCAGTGATCCAACCGGTAGTACCGGGTTTGAACAGAAGCTGCTTCAGGGATCCGACGACCGGTTGGATCGGACCAGATGGACTATGGAGGATAGCAGTTGGTGCTCAGCTGTACAGCTACAACGCTGCACTTTTGTACAAGAGTGAAGACTTTCTGAGTTGGACAAGAGTTGATCACCCACTGTATTCTCATAATTTGTCCAATATGTGGGAGTGCCCGGATTTCTTTGCGGTATTGCCGGGCAATAACAGTGGACTGGACATGTCCGTATCAATCCCAAGAGGCGCCAAGCATGCCCTCAAAATGAGCGTGGGTTACTTTGACAAGTACTTGATTGGGGTTTATGATCTCAAACGTGATGCCTTTGTGCCAGATACTATCGTAGATGACTGTCGGCTGTGGCTGAGGATCGATTATGGCGATTTCTATGCTTCAAAGTCATTCTTTGACTCGAAAAAGGGCAGGAGGATCATATGGGGTTGGTCTCAGGAGGCAGATTGTCGCTCAGATGATGTTGCAAAAGGTTGGGCAGGAATCCAT aCAATCCCCAGGACGATTTGGTTAGATAGTGATGGCAAGCAGTTGTTGCAATGGCCAGTTGATGAGATTGAGTCCCTTCGAACAAATGAAATCAACCATCAAGGACTAGAGCTCAACAAGGGAGATATGTTTGAGATCAATGGAGTTGATACTTTTCAG GCTGATGTGGAGATATATTTTGAGCTGACGTCCATCAATGCCGCCGAACCTTTTGATCCTTCCTGGCTTTTGGACCCTGAGAAGCATTGCTGTGAAGCCGGTGCATCGGTTCATGGTGGTATAGGGCCATTTGGACTTGTTATTCTGGCCTCCAACAACATGGATGAGCACACTGTCGTGCACTTCAGAGTCTACAAGTCACAGCAAAAGTACATGATACTCATGTGCTCTGATCTAAGAAG GTCTTCCATCAGACCATCACCGTACACACCAGCCTATGGAGGCTTCTTTGAACTTGATCTTGCAAAGGAGAGGAAGATATCTCTCAGAACTCTA ATTGATCGGTCGGCGGTGGAGAGCTTCGGTGGTGGTGGTAGGGTTTGCATCACGTCCAGAGTTTATCCAGCGGTGCTCGCCGATGTTGGCAGGGCCCACATGTATGCCTTCAACAATGGAAGTGCCACGGTGAGGGTGCCACAGCTCAGCGCATGGACCATGAGGAACGcacatgtgaatgtggagaatgGTAGGAGTGCTATTTAA
- the LOC109748740 gene encoding fructan 1-exohydrolase isoform X1 — MKLTCILSLFSKYPMDWRSLGIYDDTKDPCGLMYYKGIYHNFYQYNPHCALWCWGDIAWGHSVSTDLVNWIQLEPVIEPDNPSDIDGCWTGSATILSGGQPVILYTGVSRDNCQVQNLLFPKNPSDPYLREWTKAGNNPVIQPVVPGLNRSCFRDPTTGWIGPDGLWRIAVGAQLYSYNAALLYKSEDFLSWTRVDHPLYSHNLSNMWECPDFFAVLPGNNSGLDMSVSIPRGAKHALKMSVGYFDKYLIGVYDLKRDAFVPDTIVDDCRLWLRIDYGDFYASKSFFDSKKGRRIIWGWSQEADCRSDDVAKGWAGIHTIPRTIWLDSDGKQLLQWPVDEIESLRTNEINHQGLELNKGDMFEINGVDTFQADVEIYFELTSINAAEPFDPSWLLDPEKHCCEAGASVHGGIGPFGLVILASNNMDEHTVVHFRVYKSQQKYMILMCSDLRRSSIRPSPYTPAYGGFFELDLAKERKISLRTLIDRSAVESFGGGGRVCITSRVYPAVLADVGRAHMYAFNNGSATVRVPQLSAWTMRNAHVNVENGRSAI, encoded by the exons ATGAAACTGACATGCATTCTCTCACTTTTTTCCAAATATCCGATGGATTGGCGATCCTTGGGAATCTATGACGACACAAAAGATCCATGTG GACTAATGTACTACAAAGGCATCTACCATAATTTCTACCAGTATAACCCCCACTGCGCCCTCTGGTGTTGGGGTGACATAGCTTGGGGCCATTCAGTTTCGACAGACCTCGTCAACTGGATCCAGCTTGAACCCGTGATAGAACCGGATAATCCGAGTGACATAGATGGCTGCTGGACCGGTTCAGCCACAATTCTGTCTGGTGGTCAACCGGTCATCCTATACACCGGTGTCAGCAGAGACAACTGTCAGGTCCAAAACCTTTTGTTTCCCAAGAATCCGTCTGACCCGTACCTGCGAGAATGGACGAAAGCAGGCAATAACCCAGTGATCCAACCGGTAGTACCGGGTTTGAACAGAAGCTGCTTCAGGGATCCGACGACCGGTTGGATCGGACCAGATGGACTATGGAGGATAGCAGTTGGTGCTCAGCTGTACAGCTACAACGCTGCACTTTTGTACAAGAGTGAAGACTTTCTGAGTTGGACAAGAGTTGATCACCCACTGTATTCTCATAATTTGTCCAATATGTGGGAGTGCCCGGATTTCTTTGCGGTATTGCCGGGCAATAACAGTGGACTGGACATGTCCGTATCAATCCCAAGAGGCGCCAAGCATGCCCTCAAAATGAGCGTGGGTTACTTTGACAAGTACTTGATTGGGGTTTATGATCTCAAACGTGATGCCTTTGTGCCAGATACTATCGTAGATGACTGTCGGCTGTGGCTGAGGATCGATTATGGCGATTTCTATGCTTCAAAGTCATTCTTTGACTCGAAAAAGGGCAGGAGGATCATATGGGGTTGGTCTCAGGAGGCAGATTGTCGCTCAGATGATGTTGCAAAAGGTTGGGCAGGAATCCAT aCAATCCCCAGGACGATTTGGTTAGATAGTGATGGCAAGCAGTTGTTGCAATGGCCAGTTGATGAGATTGAGTCCCTTCGAACAAATGAAATCAACCATCAAGGACTAGAGCTCAACAAGGGAGATATGTTTGAGATCAATGGAGTTGATACTTTTCAG GCTGATGTGGAGATATATTTTGAGCTGACGTCCATCAATGCCGCCGAACCTTTTGATCCTTCCTGGCTTTTGGACCCTGAGAAGCATTGCTGTGAAGCCGGTGCATCGGTTCATGGTGGTATAGGGCCATTTGGACTTGTTATTCTGGCCTCCAACAACATGGATGAGCACACTGTCGTGCACTTCAGAGTCTACAAGTCACAGCAAAAGTACATGATACTCATGTGCTCTGATCTAAGAAG GTCTTCCATCAGACCATCACCGTACACACCAGCCTATGGAGGCTTCTTTGAACTTGATCTTGCAAAGGAGAGGAAGATATCTCTCAGAACTCTA ATTGATCGGTCGGCGGTGGAGAGCTTCGGTGGTGGTGGTAGGGTTTGCATCACGTCCAGAGTTTATCCAGCGGTGCTCGCCGATGTTGGCAGGGCCCACATGTATGCCTTCAACAATGGAAGTGCCACGGTGAGGGTGCCACAGCTCAGCGCATGGACCATGAGGAACGcacatgtgaatgtggagaatgGTAGGAGTGCTATTTAA
- the LOC109748741 gene encoding fructan 1-exohydrolase encodes MDWRYLEIYDDTEDPCGLMYYKGIYHNFYQYNPHCALWCWGDITWGHSVSTDLVNWIQLEPVIEPDNPSDIDGCWTGSATILSGGQPVILYTGGSRDKCQVQNLVHPKNPSDPYLREWTKTGNNPVIQPVVPGLNRSQFRDPTTGWIGPDGLWRIAVGAELKSYTAALLYKSEDFLSWTRVDHPLYSQNLSNIVECNMWECLDFFAVLPGNNTGLDMSAAILRGTKHALKMSVGYFDKYLIGVYDLKRDAFVPDTIVDDCRLWLKIDYGNFYASKSFFDSKKGRRIIWGWSKEADCRSDDVAKGWAGIHTIPRTIWLDSNGKQLLQWPVDEIESLRTNEINHQGLELNKGDMFEINGVDTFQADVEIYFELTSINAAEPFNSSSLLDPEKHCCEAGASVHGGIGPFGLVILASNNMDEHTVVHFRVYKSQQKYMILMCSDLRRSSIRPSRYTPAYGGFFELDLAKERKISLRTLIDRSAVESFGGGGRVCITSRVYPAVLADVGRAHMYAFNNGSATVRVPQLSAWTMRKAQVNVEKGWSAI; translated from the exons ATGGATTGGCGATACTTGGAAATCTACGACGACACGGAAGATCCATGTG GACTAATGTACTACAAAGGCATCTACCATAATTTCTACCAGTATAACCCCCACTGCGCCCTCTGGTGTTGGGGTGACATAACTTGGGGCCATTCGGTTTCGACAGACCTTGTCAACTGGATCCAGCTTGAACCCGTGATAGAACCGGATAACCCCAGTGACATAGATGGCTGCTGGACCGGTTCAGCCACAATTCTGTCTGGTGGTCAACCGGTCATCTTATACACCGGTGGCAGCAGAGACAAGTGTCAGGTCCAAAACCTTGTGCATCCCAAGAACCCGTCTGACCCATACCTAAGAGAATGGACCAAAACCGGCAATAACCCAGTGATCCAACCGGTAGTACCAGGTTTGAACAGAAGCCAATTCAGGGATCCGACGACCGGTTGGATCGGACCAGATGGACTGTGGAGAATAGCAGTTGGTGCTGAGCTGAAAAGCTACACTGCTGCACTTTTGTACAAGAGTGAAGACTTTCTTAGTTGGACAAGAGTTGATCACCCACTGTATTCACAGAACTTATCCAATATTGTGGAGTGCAATATGTGGGAGTGCCTGGATTTCTTTGCGGTATTGCCAGGCAATAACACTGGACTGGACATGTCCGCAGCAATCTTAAGAGGAACCAAGCATGCCCTCAAAATGAGCGTGGGTTACTTTGATAAGTACTTGATTGGGGTGTATGATCTCAAACGTGATGCCTTTGTGCCAGATACTATCGTAGATGACTGTCGGCTGTGGTTGAAGATCGATTACGGCAATTTCTATGCTTCGAAGTCATTCTTCGACTCGAAAAAGGGCAGGAGGATCATATGGGGTTGGTCTAAGGAAGCAGATTGTCGTTCAGATGATGTTGCAAAAGGTTGGGCAGGAATCCAT ACAATCCCCAGGACGATTTGGCTAGACAGCAATGGCAAGCAGTTGCTGCAATGGCCAGTTGATGAGATTGAGTCCCTTCGAACAAATGAAATCAACCATCAAGGACTTGAGCTCAACAAGGGAGATATGTTTGAGATCAATGGAGTTGACACTTTTCAG GCTGATGTGGAGATATATTTTGAGCTGACGTCCATCAATGCCGCCGAACCTTTTAATTCTTCCTCGCTTTTGGACCCTGAGAAGCATTGCTGTGAAGCCGGTGCATCGGTTCATGGTGGTATAGGGCCATTTGGACTTGTTATTCTGGCCTCCAACAACATGGATGAGCACACTGTCGTGCACTTCAGAGTCTACAAGTCACAGCAAAAGTACATGATACTCATGTGCTCTGATTTAAGAAG GTCTTCCATCAGACCATCACGGTACACACCAGCCTATGGAGGCTTCTTTGAACTTGATCTTGCAAAGGAGAGGAAGATATCTCTCAGAACTCTG ATTGATCGGTCGGCGGTGGAGAGCTTCGGTGGTGGTGGTAGGGTTTGCATCACGTCCAGAGTTTATCCAGCGGTGCTCGCCGATGTTGGCAGGGCCCACATGTATGCCTTCAACAATGGAAGTGCCACGGTGAGGGTGCCACAGCTCAGCGCATGGACCATGAGGAAGGCACAAGTGAATGTGGAGAAGGGTTGGAGTGCTATTTAA